One genomic region from Cellulomonas hominis encodes:
- a CDS encoding signal peptidase I, translating to MTAVATERTPAGAPTRRARREQQQHAAARPRAGTRAARRAQRLLLDLAAVVGVLSLLAVAACLALGVRPAVVVSGSMAPGIPVGAVTLARTVPAESVAVGDVVTVPRTDGRGLVTHRVIETAPGTGGATTLRLQGDANTEPDALPYTVTEVGQVLGSVPHVGRAIVALQENVVAVVAGLLVLTAAVTFPARAARRSPGRARTR from the coding sequence GTGACCGCCGTGGCCACCGAGCGCACCCCCGCCGGCGCCCCGACCCGACGCGCCCGCCGCGAGCAGCAGCAGCACGCTGCGGCCCGGCCCCGCGCCGGCACCCGGGCCGCCCGGCGCGCGCAGCGGCTGCTGCTCGACCTCGCGGCCGTCGTCGGCGTGCTGAGCCTGCTCGCCGTGGCCGCGTGCCTGGCGCTGGGCGTCCGGCCCGCGGTCGTGGTGTCGGGGTCGATGGCCCCGGGCATCCCGGTCGGCGCGGTGACCCTCGCGCGCACCGTGCCGGCGGAGTCCGTCGCGGTCGGCGACGTGGTCACCGTCCCCCGCACGGACGGCCGCGGCCTGGTGACCCACCGCGTGATCGAGACCGCGCCGGGCACGGGCGGCGCGACCACGCTGCGCCTGCAGGGCGACGCCAACACCGAGCCCGACGCGCTGCCGTACACGGTGACGGAGGTCGGTCAGGTGCTCGGGTCGGTCCCGCACGTCGGGCGCGCGATCGTGGCGTTGCAGGAGAACGTCGTCGCCGTGGTCGCGGGGCTGCTCGTGCTCACCGCCGCGGTCACCTTCCCGGCGCGCGCTGCGCGGCGGTCACCGGGGCGTGCTCGGACCCGCTGA
- a CDS encoding TetR/AcrR family transcriptional regulator: protein MRTTDGPAAPDAPAPRTAGPRRTDDARGGGTREAITAATVALIADRGFSATSVDDIAERAGVAKGSVYYNFGSKSALFETVLGEGQRRLTAALRGAVEGRSGREAVGALVHELLEQIHAHPDFAKVLVAEVFRTGRDWQDSIRQVRDESFAVFAEVVAESWPGRDPSLTAAAMFGATLVAGLEWLAFQPERTVAEVRRAVLATLVEPL from the coding sequence ATGCGCACCACCGACGGCCCGGCCGCCCCCGATGCACCCGCACCGCGGACGGCCGGGCCGCGGCGCACCGACGACGCGCGCGGCGGGGGCACCCGCGAGGCGATCACCGCCGCGACCGTCGCGCTCATCGCGGACCGCGGGTTCTCCGCCACGTCCGTCGACGACATCGCCGAGCGCGCCGGCGTCGCCAAGGGCAGCGTCTACTACAACTTCGGGTCCAAGTCCGCGCTGTTCGAGACCGTGCTCGGCGAGGGCCAGCGCCGGCTGACGGCCGCGCTGCGGGGCGCTGTCGAGGGCCGGTCCGGGCGCGAGGCCGTCGGGGCGCTGGTGCACGAGCTGCTCGAGCAGATCCACGCGCACCCCGACTTCGCCAAGGTGCTGGTCGCGGAGGTGTTCCGCACCGGACGCGACTGGCAGGACTCGATCCGCCAGGTGCGCGACGAGTCGTTCGCGGTGTTCGCGGAGGTCGTCGCCGAGTCCTGGCCCGGGCGCGACCCGTCGCTCACCGCGGCGGCCATGTTCGGCGCCACCCTCGTCGCGGGCCTGGAGTGGCTGGCGTTCCAGCCGGAGCGCACCGTGGCCGAGGTCCGGCGCGCCGTGCTCGCCACCCTGGTCGAGCCGCTCTGA
- a CDS encoding IS256 family transposase yields the protein MTAGPSLDPARFLHEHLSTASPDLLRELLGVFIDTLMGAEADAICGADYGSRSAERTNVRNGYRHRDFDTRVGTMDVAIPKLRAGTYFPDWLLERRRRAEAALTSVVATCYLLGVSTRRMDKLVESLGITRLSKSQVSRMAADLDEQVAAFRTRPLDAGPYTFVAADALSVKVREGGRVVNIAVMVATGVNADGHREILGIDVSTAEDGAGWLTFFRDLTARGLTGVKLVTSDAHSGLVAAIGATLPGATWQRCRTHYAANLMSTCPKSSWPWVKTLLHSVYDQPDTDAVHAQFDRLLDAVADKLPAVADHLEAARADVLAFTSFPKEVWRQIWSNNPNERLNREIRRRTDVVGIFPDRTSIIRLVGAVLAEQHDEWAEGRRYLALDVLGRSRLTALPDPPEVTTPQLPALSA from the coding sequence ATGACCGCTGGACCCAGTCTGGACCCTGCCCGCTTCCTGCACGAGCACCTGAGCACGGCCAGCCCCGACCTGCTGCGCGAGCTGCTGGGCGTGTTCATCGACACCCTGATGGGCGCCGAAGCCGACGCGATCTGCGGCGCTGACTACGGCTCCCGCTCTGCGGAGCGGACCAACGTGCGCAACGGCTACCGGCACCGCGACTTCGACACCCGGGTCGGCACGATGGACGTGGCGATCCCCAAGCTGCGCGCCGGCACCTACTTCCCCGACTGGTTGCTAGAGCGCCGCCGGCGCGCGGAGGCGGCGCTGACTAGCGTCGTTGCAACCTGCTACCTCCTGGGCGTCTCGACCCGGCGGATGGACAAGCTCGTCGAGTCGCTCGGGATCACCAGGCTGTCGAAGTCCCAGGTCTCGCGGATGGCCGCGGACCTGGACGAGCAGGTCGCCGCGTTCCGCACCCGTCCGCTGGACGCCGGCCCCTACACGTTCGTGGCGGCCGATGCCCTGAGCGTGAAGGTCCGTGAGGGCGGACGGGTGGTCAACATCGCGGTCATGGTCGCGACCGGGGTCAACGCCGACGGGCACCGAGAGATCCTGGGCATCGACGTGTCCACCGCGGAGGACGGGGCCGGGTGGTTGACGTTCTTCCGAGACCTGACCGCCCGCGGCCTGACCGGGGTCAAGCTGGTGACCTCTGACGCGCACTCCGGGCTGGTCGCCGCGATCGGCGCGACCCTGCCCGGCGCGACCTGGCAGAGGTGCCGCACCCACTACGCGGCGAACCTGATGTCGACCTGCCCGAAGTCCTCCTGGCCGTGGGTCAAGACGCTGCTGCACAGCGTCTACGACCAGCCCGACACCGACGCGGTCCACGCCCAGTTCGACCGGCTGCTGGACGCCGTCGCCGACAAGCTCCCGGCCGTCGCGGACCACCTCGAAGCGGCCCGGGCCGACGTCCTGGCGTTCACGTCCTTCCCGAAGGAGGTCTGGCGCCAGATCTGGTCCAACAACCCGAACGAGCGTCTCAACCGCGAGATCCGCCGCCGCACCGACGTCGTGGGGATCTTCCCCGACCGCACCTCGATCATCCGCCTGGTCGGAGCCGTGCTCGCGGAGCAGCACGACGAATGGGCCGAAGGACGCCGCTACCTCGCCCTGGACGTTCTTGGCCGATCCCGGCTCACTGCCCTGCCAGACCCGCCGGAGGTGACCACGCCCCAACTCCCGGCGCTCAGCGCCTGA
- a CDS encoding ATP-binding cassette domain-containing protein: MTSTSPSARPAHATGTPPAPPVIAVHARDLRLNGARGTVYGPVDLEVPAGTLAVVQGPQGGGRSSLLLTLAGRMVPDAGSRLTVLGEPLPRRRTAVQRRAAIAGFAGIDELDESVTVGEVVRERLAWLSPWYRRTPRLDQAGFARLAAPVFGERPLPRTSTLVWDLDEVDAMLLRVTLAMAQHPALLVVDDVDQVHDSRRRQTVWTRLEAIAAAGTTVVASVASLDEVARMQWAGLPQQITLATGPHAVPAA; this comes from the coding sequence GTGACATCGACATCACCCAGCGCCCGCCCCGCCCACGCCACCGGCACCCCGCCGGCTCCCCCGGTGATCGCCGTGCACGCCCGCGACCTGCGGCTGAACGGCGCGCGCGGCACCGTCTACGGCCCGGTCGACCTCGAGGTCCCCGCCGGGACCCTCGCCGTCGTGCAGGGCCCGCAGGGCGGCGGGCGGTCCAGCCTGCTGCTCACCCTGGCCGGCCGGATGGTGCCGGACGCCGGCTCCCGGCTGACCGTGCTCGGCGAGCCGCTGCCCCGTCGCCGGACCGCCGTGCAGCGCCGCGCCGCCATCGCCGGCTTCGCCGGCATCGACGAGCTCGACGAGTCCGTCACCGTCGGCGAGGTCGTGCGCGAGCGCCTCGCGTGGCTCAGCCCGTGGTACCGCCGCACCCCGCGCCTCGACCAGGCCGGGTTCGCCCGGCTCGCCGCGCCCGTCTTCGGCGAGCGCCCGCTGCCCCGCACCAGCACGCTCGTCTGGGACCTCGACGAGGTCGACGCCATGCTGCTGCGGGTCACCCTGGCGATGGCGCAGCACCCCGCCCTGCTCGTCGTCGACGACGTCGACCAGGTGCACGACTCGCGCCGCCGGCAGACCGTGTGGACCCGCCTGGAGGCCATCGCCGCCGCGGGCACCACCGTCGTCGCCTCCGTCGCCTCCCTCGACGAGGTCGCCCGCATGCAGTGGGCCGGCCTCCCCCAGCAGATCACCCTCGCCACCGGACCCCACGCGGTCCCGGCCGCCTGA
- a CDS encoding response regulator, with protein sequence MKILIADDDPQILRALRITLRARGYEILTATDGTAALNQAIEHKPDLYLIDLGMPRLDGVEVIHGLRGWTSAPILVLSGRTGSADKVEALDAGADDYVTKPFGVDELLARIRALTRRVPGQDAEPLVRIGDVTVDLTATTVTRDGSPPEPVRLTPTEWRILEILVRNAGRLVTRQTLLQDIWGSEHVTDTGYLRLYLSQLRKKLEPDPAAPRYLLTEPGMGYRFDPSGGAA encoded by the coding sequence GTGAAGATCCTCATCGCCGACGACGACCCGCAGATCCTGCGCGCCCTGCGCATCACGCTGCGGGCCCGCGGGTACGAGATCCTCACGGCGACGGACGGCACCGCGGCGCTGAACCAGGCGATCGAGCACAAGCCCGACCTGTACCTGATCGACCTCGGGATGCCGCGGCTCGACGGGGTCGAGGTGATCCACGGGCTGCGCGGCTGGACGAGCGCGCCGATCCTCGTGCTGTCCGGGCGCACCGGCTCGGCGGACAAGGTGGAGGCGCTGGACGCCGGCGCCGACGACTACGTGACCAAGCCGTTCGGGGTGGACGAGCTCCTGGCCCGGATCCGGGCGCTCACCCGGCGGGTACCCGGGCAGGACGCCGAGCCGCTGGTCCGGATCGGGGACGTGACCGTCGACCTCACGGCCACGACCGTCACGCGCGACGGCAGCCCGCCCGAGCCGGTCCGGCTGACGCCGACGGAGTGGCGGATCCTCGAGATCCTCGTCCGGAACGCCGGCCGTCTCGTGACCCGGCAGACGCTGCTGCAGGACATCTGGGGCTCCGAGCACGTCACGGACACGGGCTACCTCCGGCTGTACCTGTCGCAGCTGCGCAAGAAGCTGGAACCGGACCCGGCGGCACCTCGGTACCTGCTCACGGAGCCGGGGATGGGCTACCGGTTCGACCCGTCGGGCGGGGCGGCCTGA
- a CDS encoding YhgE/Pip domain-containing protein, with protein sequence MLSFTSTGTELRRFRRGLLPRLAVGAMVLVPLLYGALYLWAFWDPTGNMDRLPVALVNADTGATLDDEPLAAGTEVTDQLVDSGDLDWRLTDAQDAADGVADGTYYFAVTIPADFSADIASAGGDDPTAAQLQVTYNDANSFLASTLGRTAMAQVQSAVSATIGEQAVDTMLVGLGSARDGFATAADGALTLRAASGDLSTGAHQVADGAVSAADGAARLADGSGTLATGTDTLASGAGQLASGAATLSSGAGQAAQGAATLAAGAGQLASGASTAAQSSTTLAGGAHAVRQGVDTLAASTTAMSAAAQTLTGSLGTLGATLTQVAQQNAAAGDLATAGQIQAALTTLQTTVDGLGLPDADEQAAAAQQLTKLVQGAHDLDAGAGALSTGLGTLATKSGELAAGASQLSAGTSQVASGAQQLAGATSTLSAGATRLQTGSHDLADGAAELATGTGTLADGAGQVADGTDQVGDGAQQIADGLSDGAAQIPDDSDATRTARADVISSPVSLSSDDLAQAEGFGEGFAPFFIPLALFVGALITWLLLRPLPSRALATPAAGWRTAFAGYLPALAIGVAQVAVMLAVIHWGVGLEMSTALGTIGFTLLVAATFLALQQMLVAVLGPAAGKVAILALLMLQLASSGGTYPVETTPAFFRAIHPLLPMSYAVTGLRQTITGGVDGRLWLSVAVLGVVLLGSLALTAWRAGRLRTWSLSRLHPALTI encoded by the coding sequence ATGCTCTCGTTCACCTCCACCGGCACCGAGCTGCGCCGGTTCCGCCGCGGGCTGCTGCCCCGCCTCGCCGTCGGCGCGATGGTCCTCGTGCCGCTGCTGTACGGCGCGCTCTACCTGTGGGCCTTCTGGGACCCGACCGGCAACATGGACCGCCTGCCCGTCGCCCTGGTCAACGCCGACACCGGCGCCACGCTGGACGACGAGCCGCTGGCCGCGGGCACCGAGGTCACCGACCAGCTCGTCGACTCCGGGGACCTCGACTGGCGCCTCACCGACGCGCAGGACGCCGCGGACGGCGTCGCGGACGGCACCTACTACTTCGCCGTCACGATCCCCGCCGACTTCTCCGCCGACATCGCCTCGGCCGGCGGCGACGACCCGACCGCGGCGCAGCTCCAGGTCACGTACAACGACGCGAACTCCTTCCTCGCCTCCACCCTCGGCCGCACCGCCATGGCGCAGGTGCAGTCCGCCGTGTCCGCCACCATCGGCGAGCAGGCCGTCGACACGATGCTGGTCGGCCTCGGCTCCGCCCGCGACGGCTTCGCCACGGCCGCCGACGGCGCGCTCACCCTCCGCGCCGCGAGCGGCGACCTGTCCACCGGCGCGCACCAGGTCGCCGACGGGGCGGTCAGCGCCGCGGACGGCGCCGCCCGGCTGGCCGACGGCTCGGGCACGCTCGCCACGGGCACGGACACCCTGGCGTCGGGCGCGGGGCAGCTCGCCTCGGGCGCCGCGACGCTGTCCTCCGGCGCGGGCCAGGCGGCCCAGGGCGCCGCGACGCTCGCCGCCGGCGCGGGGCAGCTCGCCTCGGGCGCGTCGACCGCCGCGCAGTCGTCCACGACGCTGGCCGGGGGCGCGCACGCGGTCCGGCAGGGCGTCGACACGCTCGCCGCGTCGACCACCGCGATGTCCGCGGCGGCGCAGACGCTCACGGGGTCGCTCGGCACCCTCGGCGCCACGCTCACCCAGGTCGCGCAGCAGAACGCCGCGGCAGGCGACCTCGCCACCGCCGGGCAGATCCAGGCCGCGCTCACCACCCTGCAGACGACCGTCGACGGCCTCGGGCTCCCCGACGCGGACGAGCAGGCCGCGGCCGCCCAGCAGCTCACGAAGCTCGTCCAGGGCGCCCACGACCTCGACGCCGGCGCCGGCGCCCTGAGCACCGGCCTCGGCACCCTCGCCACGAAGTCGGGCGAGCTCGCGGCCGGCGCGTCGCAGCTGTCCGCCGGCACCTCCCAGGTCGCGTCCGGCGCCCAGCAGCTCGCCGGCGCGACGAGCACCCTGTCCGCCGGCGCCACACGCCTCCAGACCGGTTCGCACGACCTCGCGGACGGCGCGGCCGAGCTCGCGACCGGCACCGGCACCCTCGCGGACGGCGCGGGGCAGGTGGCCGACGGCACCGACCAGGTGGGCGACGGCGCGCAGCAGATCGCGGACGGCCTGTCCGACGGCGCGGCCCAGATCCCCGACGACTCCGACGCCACCCGCACCGCCCGGGCGGACGTGATCTCCTCCCCGGTGTCGCTGTCCTCCGACGACCTCGCGCAGGCGGAGGGCTTCGGCGAGGGCTTCGCGCCGTTCTTCATCCCGCTGGCGCTGTTCGTCGGCGCGCTCATCACCTGGCTGCTGCTCCGGCCGCTGCCGTCGCGCGCCCTGGCCACCCCGGCGGCCGGCTGGCGGACCGCGTTCGCGGGGTACCTGCCGGCGCTGGCCATCGGCGTCGCCCAGGTCGCGGTGATGCTCGCGGTGATCCACTGGGGCGTCGGCCTGGAGATGTCCACGGCGCTCGGCACCATCGGGTTCACGCTGCTGGTCGCGGCGACGTTCCTGGCCCTGCAGCAGATGCTCGTCGCGGTGCTCGGCCCGGCCGCCGGCAAGGTCGCGATCCTCGCGCTGCTCATGCTGCAGCTCGCGTCGTCCGGCGGCACCTACCCCGTGGAGACCACCCCGGCCTTCTTCCGGGCGATCCACCCGCTGCTCCCCATGAGCTACGCCGTCACCGGCCTGCGCCAGACGATCACCGGTGGCGTCGACGGGCGGCTGTGGCTGTCCGTGGCGGTGCTCGGCGTGGTCCTCCTGGGCTCGCTCGCCCTGACCGCGTGGCGCGCCGGGCGGCTCCGCACGTGGAGCCTGTCCCGCCTGCACCCCGCCCTGACGATCTGA
- a CDS encoding DUF4118 domain-containing protein — MTRGRLRVLLGAAPGVGKTYAMLEAGRDLRADGTDVVVAVVETHGRGATAALLEGFEVVPRVRVEHRGVALTEMDLAGVLARRPQVALVDEYAHTNAPGSRHDKRWQDVAELLDAGIDVLTTVNIQHIASLNDVVRTITGVPQRETVPDRVLRAADQIELVDLAPQSLRDRLAEGHVYPAERVDAALSNYFRLGNLTALRELALLWLADEVDSALRSYRAEHAIDVPWEARERVVVALTGGPEGETLLRRGARIAARSAGGELLAVHVSAQTGLRDADPEALAGQVALTEQLGGTYHQVVGEDVPRTLVEFARSVDATQVVIGISRRGRLAAALSGPGIGATVIRLAGPIDVHIVNHAAAGGRLALPRLVGGALTARRRALGFGLCLVLGPLLTWVLEATRTETSLVGDVLTYQILVVVVALVGGFWPSLLTAVLSGVSLDYFFIEPVQTVTIAETRHVLALGLYVVNALLVSAVVDLAARRSRAAQRARAESELLATVAGGVLSGQDAVTALLDRAREAFGLAGVRLRAGDEVLAESGTVRAGAPTVDVDEHTVLALDDGAPDAPGADTADVDGAGGRLLGVVVTQVAAALEHQRLSRTADAIGPLRETDQVRSALLSAVSHDLRRPLTAATTAVGSLRSADVDWSPADREELLATAEESLATLTGLVTDLLDVSRLQAGVLGVSCRPTDVDDVILPALDELRLGPHDVHLELDPALPPVTADPALLRRVIVNVLANAVHVSPPGVPARVQTSAFADRVEIRVVDHGRGVPADRRADLFLPFQRLGDTDNATGLGLGLALSRGFTEGMGGTLTPEDTPGGGLTMVIALRQADGGAGEEEA; from the coding sequence ATGACGCGGGGCCGGCTGCGCGTCCTGCTCGGGGCGGCGCCCGGGGTCGGGAAGACGTACGCGATGCTCGAGGCGGGCCGCGACCTGCGCGCGGACGGCACGGACGTCGTGGTGGCGGTGGTCGAGACCCACGGTCGCGGGGCGACCGCGGCGCTGCTGGAGGGCTTCGAGGTCGTGCCGCGCGTGCGCGTGGAGCACCGCGGCGTCGCGCTGACGGAGATGGACCTGGCGGGGGTGCTCGCCCGGCGGCCGCAGGTGGCGCTGGTCGACGAGTACGCGCACACGAACGCCCCGGGGTCCCGCCACGACAAGCGGTGGCAGGACGTCGCGGAGCTGCTGGACGCGGGCATCGATGTCCTGACGACGGTGAACATCCAGCACATCGCGTCCCTGAACGACGTGGTCCGGACGATCACCGGTGTCCCCCAGCGGGAGACGGTGCCGGACCGGGTGCTGCGCGCGGCGGACCAGATCGAGCTGGTGGACCTGGCGCCGCAGTCGCTGCGGGACCGGCTGGCGGAGGGCCACGTGTACCCGGCGGAGCGGGTCGACGCGGCGCTGTCGAACTACTTCCGCCTGGGCAACCTCACGGCGCTGCGCGAGCTCGCGCTGCTGTGGCTGGCGGACGAGGTGGACTCGGCGCTGCGCAGCTACCGCGCGGAGCACGCGATCGACGTGCCGTGGGAGGCGCGCGAGCGCGTGGTGGTCGCGCTGACCGGCGGGCCGGAGGGGGAGACGCTGCTGCGCCGGGGTGCGCGGATCGCGGCGCGGTCGGCGGGCGGTGAGCTGCTCGCGGTGCACGTCAGCGCGCAGACGGGGCTGCGGGACGCGGACCCGGAGGCGCTGGCCGGGCAGGTGGCCCTCACCGAGCAGCTCGGCGGGACGTACCACCAGGTGGTCGGCGAGGACGTGCCGCGGACGCTCGTGGAGTTCGCGCGGTCGGTGGACGCGACGCAGGTGGTCATCGGCATCAGCCGGCGGGGCCGGCTGGCGGCGGCGCTGTCGGGTCCGGGCATCGGGGCGACCGTCATCCGGCTGGCGGGGCCGATCGACGTGCACATCGTGAACCACGCGGCGGCGGGCGGGCGGCTGGCGCTGCCCCGGCTGGTCGGCGGCGCGCTGACGGCGCGGCGGCGGGCGCTCGGCTTCGGCCTGTGCCTGGTCCTCGGCCCGCTGCTCACCTGGGTGCTGGAGGCCACGCGGACGGAGACGTCGCTGGTCGGCGACGTGCTGACGTACCAGATCCTCGTCGTGGTGGTCGCGCTGGTCGGGGGGTTCTGGCCGTCGCTGCTGACGGCGGTGCTGTCGGGCGTGAGCCTGGACTACTTCTTCATCGAACCGGTGCAGACGGTGACGATCGCCGAGACGCGGCACGTGCTGGCGCTCGGGCTGTACGTGGTGAACGCGCTCCTGGTGAGCGCGGTGGTCGACCTGGCGGCCCGGCGCAGCCGCGCGGCGCAGCGCGCCCGGGCGGAGTCCGAGCTGCTGGCGACCGTGGCGGGCGGGGTGCTGAGCGGGCAGGACGCCGTGACCGCGCTGCTGGACCGGGCGCGGGAGGCGTTCGGGCTGGCGGGCGTGCGGCTGCGCGCGGGCGACGAGGTGCTGGCGGAGTCGGGCACCGTCCGGGCGGGCGCGCCGACGGTGGACGTCGACGAGCACACGGTGCTCGCCCTGGACGACGGGGCGCCGGACGCCCCGGGCGCGGACACGGCGGACGTCGACGGCGCGGGCGGGCGGCTGCTCGGCGTGGTGGTCACGCAGGTGGCGGCGGCGCTGGAGCACCAGCGGCTCAGCCGCACCGCGGACGCCATCGGCCCGCTGCGGGAGACCGACCAGGTGCGCAGCGCCCTGCTGTCCGCGGTGAGCCACGACCTGCGCCGCCCGCTGACGGCTGCGACGACGGCGGTGGGCAGCCTGCGGTCCGCAGACGTCGACTGGTCGCCGGCCGACCGGGAGGAGCTGCTCGCCACGGCGGAGGAGAGCCTCGCGACGCTCACCGGCCTGGTGACGGACCTGCTCGACGTGAGCCGGCTGCAGGCCGGCGTGCTCGGCGTCTCCTGCCGCCCGACGGACGTGGACGACGTGATCCTGCCGGCGCTCGACGAGCTCCGGCTCGGCCCCCACGACGTGCACCTGGAGCTCGACCCCGCGCTGCCGCCCGTGACGGCGGACCCCGCGCTGCTGCGCCGCGTGATCGTCAACGTGCTGGCCAACGCGGTGCACGTGAGCCCGCCGGGGGTGCCGGCGCGGGTGCAGACCAGCGCGTTCGCGGACCGGGTGGAGATCCGGGTGGTGGACCACGGGCGCGGGGTGCCGGCCGACCGGCGGGCGGACCTGTTCCTGCCGTTCCAGCGCCTCGGCGACACCGACAACGCGACGGGGCTCGGGCTGGGTCTCGCGCTGTCCCGCGGGTTCACCGAGGGCATGGGCGGCACGCTCACGCCGGAGGACACCCCCGGCGGCGGCCTGACCATGGTGATCGCGCTGCGCCAGGCCGACGGTGGCGCGGGGGAGGAGGAGGCGTGA
- a CDS encoding BldC family transcriptional regulator, whose amino-acid sequence MTYPLEAQLPTQATSSLLTPGEVAVMFRVDPKTVTRWAQAGKLSAVRTLGGHRRFLESEVMELLGAVPQQVARY is encoded by the coding sequence ATGACGTACCCCCTCGAGGCCCAGCTCCCGACGCAGGCGACGTCCTCCCTCCTCACCCCGGGTGAGGTCGCGGTCATGTTCCGCGTGGACCCGAAGACCGTCACCCGCTGGGCCCAGGCCGGCAAGCTGTCGGCCGTGCGCACCCTCGGCGGCCACCGCCGCTTCCTCGAGTCCGAGGTCATGGAGCTGCTCGGCGCGGTGCCGCAGCAGGTCGCGCGCTACTGA